One window from the genome of Actinoplanes teichomyceticus ATCC 31121 encodes:
- a CDS encoding AI-2E family transporter, protein MGPKLSTAKTRTAMRDAARVSAQTLLILLLTYVVLRLLGMAWSVIWPLVVALLLTTLTWPPARFLRRHGWPPALAASLVTVLFLSLVAGIVVLIAAPVAGESGKLADGVAAGIQQVRDWASGPPLNIGDDQVSSALDQGMNKLQHSVGSIASATLSGVSTVINGLVTTILALFLMFFFLKDGPRFLPWLARQLPGRLSADVPEIADRAWSTLGSFVRSQAFVGLLDAIFIGVGLWITGVPLVLPLAVLTFVTAFVPIVGAVFAGLVAVLIALVFTGWVKALIVLGIILLVQQLEGNVFQPMIQSRGLGLHAGVVLLAVTLGGNLAGIVGSLLAVPVAGLIAVVWNYLREQLSEPVADPAGEKPPAETPATAAAATASRPRPTST, encoded by the coding sequence ATGGGGCCCAAGCTGAGCACCGCGAAGACCCGCACGGCGATGCGTGACGCCGCCCGGGTCTCCGCACAGACCCTGTTGATCCTGCTGCTCACCTACGTGGTGCTGCGGCTGCTCGGAATGGCCTGGTCGGTGATCTGGCCGCTGGTCGTGGCCCTGCTGCTGACCACGCTCACCTGGCCCCCGGCACGGTTCCTGCGCCGGCACGGCTGGCCGCCCGCGCTGGCCGCCTCGCTGGTCACCGTGCTGTTCCTGAGCCTGGTCGCGGGCATCGTCGTGCTGATCGCGGCGCCGGTCGCGGGGGAGTCCGGCAAGCTCGCCGACGGGGTGGCGGCCGGCATCCAGCAGGTGCGTGACTGGGCGTCCGGCCCGCCGCTGAACATCGGCGACGACCAGGTGAGCAGCGCCCTGGACCAGGGGATGAACAAGCTGCAGCACAGCGTGGGCAGCATCGCCTCGGCCACCCTCAGCGGGGTGAGCACCGTGATCAACGGCCTGGTCACCACGATCCTCGCGCTGTTCCTGATGTTCTTCTTCCTCAAGGACGGCCCGCGGTTCCTGCCGTGGCTGGCGCGCCAGCTCCCGGGCCGGCTCAGCGCCGACGTGCCGGAGATCGCCGACCGGGCCTGGAGCACGCTCGGGTCGTTCGTCCGCTCGCAGGCGTTCGTCGGGCTGCTCGACGCGATCTTCATCGGGGTCGGCCTGTGGATCACCGGGGTCCCGCTGGTGCTGCCGCTGGCCGTGCTGACGTTCGTCACCGCGTTCGTCCCGATCGTCGGCGCGGTCTTCGCCGGCCTGGTCGCGGTGCTGATCGCGCTGGTGTTCACCGGCTGGGTGAAGGCGTTGATCGTGCTCGGCATCATCCTGCTGGTGCAGCAGTTGGAGGGCAACGTCTTCCAGCCGATGATCCAGAGCCGGGGCCTGGGCCTGCACGCCGGCGTGGTGCTGCTCGCGGTCACCCTCGGCGGCAACCTGGCCGGCATCGTCGGCAGCCTGCTCGCCGTCCCGGTCGCCGGCCTCATCGCGGTGGTCTGGAACTACCTGCGGGAACAGCTCAGCGAGCCGGTCGCCGACCCGGCCGGGGAGAAGCCACCCGCCGAGACGCCCGCCACCGCAGCGGCCGCGACGGCGAGCCGGCCGCGGCCCACCTCGACCTGA
- a CDS encoding SDR family NAD(P)-dependent oxidoreductase yields MRVAGKTLVVTGAGDGIGRAVVLEAVRRGARVAAVGPDAAAVRETARQAVAPLLVSAHEVDVTDHAAAETLPATVAERWGAVDGLIHCAGAVQRFSPDDEALRVSRGFLRLLRTRPEAHLVTVPGPGGASRAVVKVLADGLRAACAGTNIRITVVAGQIAAGSAPAAVGQAAYRAARDILDAVERNASRVTIGPDAGLIDRLRWHPRTRPA; encoded by the coding sequence ATGAGAGTGGCGGGCAAGACCCTCGTGGTGACCGGCGCGGGTGACGGGATCGGCCGCGCGGTGGTCCTGGAGGCGGTGCGGCGCGGCGCCCGGGTGGCCGCCGTCGGCCCGGACGCGGCCGCGGTGCGCGAGACCGCGCGCCAGGCGGTGGCGCCGCTGCTGGTCTCCGCGCACGAGGTGGACGTGACCGACCACGCCGCGGCCGAGACGCTGCCGGCCACGGTGGCCGAGCGCTGGGGCGCGGTGGACGGGCTGATCCACTGTGCCGGGGCGGTGCAGCGGTTCAGCCCGGACGATGAGGCCCTGCGCGTCTCCCGGGGCTTCCTGCGGCTGCTGCGCACCCGGCCGGAGGCGCACCTGGTGACCGTTCCCGGCCCGGGCGGCGCGTCCCGGGCGGTGGTCAAGGTGCTGGCCGACGGGCTGCGCGCGGCGTGCGCCGGCACGAACATCCGGATCACCGTCGTCGCCGGCCAGATCGCCGCGGGTTCCGCGCCGGCCGCCGTGGGGCAGGCGGCGTACCGGGCGGCGCGCGACATCCTGGACGCGGTGGAGCGCAACGCCTCCCGGGTGACGATCGGCCCGGACGCCGGGCTGATCGACCGGCTCAGGTGGCACCCGCGGACCCGGCCGGCCTGA
- a CDS encoding DUF1707 and DUF4190 domain-containing protein: MYRSPHVRVSDADRETIVARLSTATAEGRLTIDEFSERSRQAYAARTWGELSAVVHDLPAPGPAHPVKAAYPPAPAGSRLPLLAMIFGLLGLPLVPCGGFGLGVISGIAGIVLGVQALKGPADQVPHGRGMAITGVACGAAGVLIPLLVAGLLFTIDI, encoded by the coding sequence ATGTATCGCTCGCCGCACGTCCGGGTGTCCGACGCCGATCGGGAGACGATCGTCGCGCGGCTCAGCACGGCGACCGCGGAGGGCCGGCTGACGATCGACGAGTTCAGCGAGCGGTCCCGGCAGGCGTACGCGGCCCGTACCTGGGGCGAGCTGTCCGCCGTGGTGCACGACCTGCCGGCGCCCGGCCCGGCACATCCGGTGAAGGCGGCCTACCCGCCCGCGCCGGCCGGCAGCCGGCTCCCCCTGCTCGCGATGATCTTCGGTCTGCTGGGCCTGCCGCTGGTCCCGTGCGGGGGCTTCGGGCTGGGTGTCATCAGCGGGATCGCCGGGATCGTGCTCGGCGTCCAGGCCCTGAAGGGCCCCGCCGACCAGGTGCCCCACGGCCGCGGAATGGCGATCACCGGGGTGGCCTGCGGCGCCGCCGGCGTCCTCATCCCGCTCCTGGTGGCCGGCCTGCTGTTCACCATCGACATCTGA
- a CDS encoding serine hydrolase domain-containing protein has translation MNRRSLLGGALAGGLLAATGGAPAYAGTTGAGQLPGLDPDALDAAIDPLGDEVSGALVRVEGAAGRWHGRAGVAELGTARPVPWNGRFRIGSMTKTFTATAVLQLAAAGLVDVDAPLRRYLPDLLPEGYPGTVRQALDHTHGLRGAQIPSKDPEWFFQHRYDTFAPGSQVRWTDTPLFTPGERQQYSNAGYIVAGLVIERVTGRPYADAVRRGILRPLGLHATSLPGARFDIPGPHAHGYQRVTDGGRVRYVDVTRLNPTLQWAAAEMISTTGDLDDFLVALFGGRLLPRRQLDVMLTVPQAPTWAPGEKADGTDATYSAGLTRFRFGGLEVWGKSGDRPGYNNGMGATLDLRRRLTYSVNTLNMGGEQPAVANRIIMAALT, from the coding sequence ATGAATCGTCGTTCACTGCTCGGTGGAGCCCTGGCGGGCGGGCTGCTCGCGGCCACCGGAGGGGCGCCGGCGTACGCCGGGACGACCGGGGCCGGGCAGCTGCCGGGGCTCGACCCGGACGCCCTGGACGCGGCCATCGACCCGCTCGGCGACGAGGTCAGCGGTGCCCTGGTCCGGGTGGAGGGAGCGGCCGGCCGGTGGCACGGGCGGGCCGGGGTGGCCGAGCTCGGCACCGCGCGACCGGTGCCGTGGAACGGCCGGTTCCGGATCGGCAGCATGACCAAGACGTTCACCGCCACGGCGGTCCTGCAGCTGGCGGCGGCCGGCCTGGTCGACGTGGACGCGCCGCTGCGGCGGTACCTTCCGGACCTGCTGCCGGAGGGCTATCCGGGGACGGTGCGGCAGGCCCTCGACCACACCCACGGCCTGCGCGGCGCACAGATCCCGAGCAAGGACCCGGAGTGGTTCTTCCAGCACCGGTACGACACCTTCGCCCCGGGCTCGCAGGTGCGCTGGACCGACACCCCGCTGTTCACGCCGGGCGAGCGGCAGCAGTACAGCAACGCCGGGTACATCGTGGCGGGTCTGGTGATCGAGCGGGTCACCGGCCGCCCGTACGCGGACGCCGTCCGGCGCGGCATCCTGCGCCCGCTCGGGCTGCACGCGACCTCGCTGCCGGGCGCCCGCTTCGACATCCCCGGCCCGCACGCGCACGGCTACCAGCGGGTCACCGACGGCGGCCGGGTGCGCTACGTGGACGTCACCCGGCTCAACCCCACCCTGCAGTGGGCCGCCGCCGAGATGATCTCCACGACCGGCGACCTGGACGACTTCCTGGTCGCCCTGTTCGGTGGCCGCCTGCTGCCGCGACGCCAGCTGGACGTGATGCTGACCGTCCCGCAGGCGCCGACGTGGGCGCCCGGGGAGAAGGCGGACGGCACCGACGCGACGTACAGCGCCGGCCTGACCCGGTTCCGGTTCGGCGGGCTGGAGGTGTGGGGCAAGTCCGGGGATCGGCCGGGCTACAACAACGGCATGGGCGCGACGCTCGACCTGCGGCGGCGCCTGACGTACTCGGTGAACACCCTGAACATGGGCGGCGAACAGCCGGCCGTGGCGAACCGGATCATCATGGCCGCGCTGACCTGA
- a CDS encoding alpha/beta hydrolase, with translation MPLVEGDRLRWCDTVVAEIPGFRPLALDLFRPLAVEPPVPLVIWIHGDAWRAGDHRGEPAPPAAGRITERLLGDGFAVARVTYRLSGEARFPAPLHDVKAAVRWLRGHAGELGLDAARFGVWGESAGGHLASLVALTGDDPDPVLTGHFGIPRVSDAVQSAVVWYGPSNLLSMAAQSHPYGLDRGGPEGLLLGGVVPDLSGEAAAASPVTYVSAEAPPMLLVHGALDRVVPAAQSRELHDRLAALGAPVTVRIIPGAGHRLTGADLTAPVTESLEHLVKTLS, from the coding sequence GTGCCCCTCGTCGAGGGTGACCGGCTGCGCTGGTGCGACACCGTGGTCGCGGAGATCCCCGGTTTCCGGCCGCTGGCGCTCGACCTGTTCCGGCCACTGGCCGTCGAGCCGCCGGTTCCGCTGGTCATCTGGATCCACGGCGACGCGTGGCGGGCCGGCGACCACCGCGGCGAGCCGGCACCGCCGGCCGCCGGGCGGATCACCGAGCGGCTGCTGGGCGACGGGTTCGCCGTCGCGCGGGTGACCTACCGCCTCAGCGGCGAGGCCCGTTTCCCGGCCCCGTTGCACGACGTCAAGGCGGCGGTGCGGTGGCTGCGCGGGCACGCCGGCGAGCTGGGCCTGGACGCCGCCCGGTTCGGGGTCTGGGGTGAGTCGGCGGGTGGGCATCTGGCCTCGCTGGTCGCGCTCACCGGCGACGATCCGGATCCGGTGCTGACCGGCCACTTCGGTATCCCGCGTGTCTCGGACGCCGTGCAATCGGCGGTGGTCTGGTACGGCCCGAGCAACCTGCTCAGCATGGCCGCGCAGAGCCACCCATACGGGCTCGACCGCGGCGGCCCGGAGGGGTTGCTGCTCGGCGGGGTCGTGCCGGACCTGTCCGGCGAGGCGGCCGCGGCCAGCCCGGTCACCTACGTGTCGGCCGAGGCGCCGCCGATGCTGCTGGTCCACGGCGCGCTCGACCGGGTGGTGCCGGCCGCGCAGAGCCGGGAGCTGCACGACCGGCTGGCCGCGCTGGGCGCGCCGGTCACCGTGCGGATCATCCCGGGGGCGGGCCACCGCCTGACCGGGGCGGACCTGACCGCCCCGGTCACCGAATCGCTGGAACACCTGGTCAAGACCCTGTCCTGA
- a CDS encoding sulfotransferase: MPVKVLYIAGWGRSGTTIVDNILNSYDGVFSTGELVYLWSRGLIEGRKCGCGRMFPRCALWADILDVAFGTARPDPRRITRLQREAVRVRHTYALTGPVAVPAAEEYRRLTERLYRAAAEVTGARLIVDSSKVPSVAALLPGMAGIEPYLLHMIRDPRAVTHSWMRATWQLDRRKPALMRQEAPAASTMHWLIRNALAERLSGAYGGRYRLLRYEDFVAGPRAAIEGLLAFTGMDAARGPFLDDTTVRLAGNHTIAGNPGRFRTGEIALRPDDRWRQEQAAGPRLTATALAFPLLHRYGYRTRISRPNRPVNRGGADVPVRPKLS; the protein is encoded by the coding sequence ATGCCGGTGAAGGTCCTGTACATCGCCGGCTGGGGCCGCAGCGGCACCACCATCGTCGACAACATCCTGAACTCCTACGACGGCGTCTTCTCCACCGGCGAGCTCGTCTACCTCTGGAGCCGTGGCCTGATCGAGGGTCGGAAGTGCGGCTGCGGCCGGATGTTCCCGCGGTGCGCGCTGTGGGCCGACATCCTCGACGTCGCGTTCGGCACGGCCCGGCCGGATCCGCGCCGGATCACCCGGTTGCAGCGCGAAGCCGTCCGGGTCCGGCACACCTACGCCCTGACCGGCCCGGTCGCCGTCCCGGCGGCGGAGGAGTACCGGCGGCTCACCGAGCGGCTCTACCGGGCGGCGGCCGAGGTCACCGGCGCCCGGCTGATCGTCGACTCGTCCAAGGTCCCCTCGGTGGCGGCCCTGCTGCCCGGGATGGCCGGCATCGAGCCGTACCTGCTGCACATGATCCGCGACCCGCGGGCGGTGACGCATTCCTGGATGCGCGCCACCTGGCAGCTGGATCGCCGCAAGCCGGCGCTGATGCGCCAGGAGGCACCGGCCGCGAGCACCATGCACTGGCTGATCCGCAATGCGCTCGCCGAGCGGTTGTCCGGCGCGTACGGCGGCCGCTACCGCCTGCTGCGCTACGAGGACTTCGTGGCCGGTCCACGGGCGGCGATCGAGGGGCTGCTCGCCTTCACCGGCATGGACGCCGCGCGCGGGCCGTTCCTCGACGACACCACCGTGCGCCTGGCCGGCAATCACACGATCGCCGGCAATCCGGGGCGGTTCCGCACCGGCGAGATCGCGCTGCGCCCCGACGACCGGTGGCGGCAGGAGCAGGCCGCCGGGCCCCGCCTGACCGCGACGGCCCTGGCGTTCCCGCTGCTCCACCGGTACGGATACCGCACCCGGATCAGCCGTCCGAATCGCCCGGTGAACCGGGGCGGGGCGGATGTGCCGGTGCGCCCGAAGCTGTCCTGA
- a CDS encoding SGNH/GDSL hydrolase family protein encodes MRYVAIGDSFTEGMGDTQPDGSERGWADLVAAGLAAGLGEPIRYANLAIRGRLLRPIVTEQLDAALALDPKPTLLSLNGGGNDMMRPGGDLTALVEMTERAIRRCLDSGVQVLLLSGPDPSGRLPLGGMMRRKGEILTAAVAPFAQRYGLTFVDVFHDREIRRPGYWSADRLHLNAAGHRRVAGLVLTALGHPTTAHVIDSGPAGRAGLLAEARYYREHVLPWVQRRLRGQSSGDHRTGKYPDWISVPAAQPA; translated from the coding sequence ATGCGGTACGTCGCGATCGGGGACAGTTTCACCGAGGGGATGGGCGACACCCAGCCGGACGGCAGCGAGCGGGGCTGGGCCGATCTGGTCGCCGCCGGGCTGGCCGCCGGGCTGGGTGAGCCGATCCGGTACGCCAACCTGGCCATCCGTGGCCGGCTGCTGCGCCCGATCGTCACCGAGCAGCTCGACGCCGCGCTGGCGCTCGACCCGAAGCCCACGCTGCTGTCGCTCAACGGCGGCGGCAACGACATGATGCGTCCCGGCGGGGACCTGACGGCCCTGGTCGAGATGACCGAGCGGGCGATCCGCCGGTGCCTGGACAGCGGCGTACAGGTGCTGCTGCTCTCCGGCCCGGACCCGTCGGGGCGCCTGCCGCTGGGCGGCATGATGCGGCGCAAGGGGGAGATCCTGACCGCCGCGGTCGCGCCGTTCGCGCAGCGCTACGGCCTGACCTTCGTGGACGTCTTCCACGACCGGGAGATCCGGCGTCCCGGCTACTGGTCGGCGGACCGGCTGCACCTGAACGCGGCCGGGCACCGCCGGGTGGCCGGGCTGGTGCTGACCGCGCTGGGCCACCCGACCACCGCGCATGTCATCGACTCCGGCCCGGCCGGCCGGGCCGGGCTGCTCGCCGAGGCCCGCTACTACCGTGAGCACGTGCTGCCCTGGGTGCAGCGGCGGCTGCGCGGGCAGTCCTCCGGCGACCACCGCACCGGCAAGTACCCGGACTGGATCTCGGTTCCCGCCGCGCAGCCGGCCTGA
- the purU gene encoding formyltetrahydrofolate deformylase, which produces MTLTQNAPAVRTQPGPTDDQAVLIVHGRDRTGIVAAISAVLGKHEANIVSLDQYSDNPHGGAFFQRTVFALDHLKARLPQVELDLRAKLTEGFELEYTLRELSVPKRVAIFASKDDHCLLDLLWRHRRGELPINVAMVISNHPDTADEVRSFGVPFFHVPSAGPDKSAAEEQHLRLLQGNVDFIVLARYMQILSGDFIERVGVPIINIHHSFLPAFIGAGPYAKAKDRGVKLVGATAHYVTEDLDEGPIIEQDVIRVSHADTVADLQRRGADVERAVLSRAVRWHSEDRVIRHENHTIVFA; this is translated from the coding sequence GTGACGCTGACCCAGAACGCACCCGCGGTCCGCACACAGCCCGGGCCCACCGACGATCAGGCCGTCCTGATCGTGCACGGCAGGGACCGCACCGGCATCGTCGCCGCGATCAGCGCCGTTCTCGGCAAGCACGAGGCCAACATCGTGTCGCTGGACCAGTACTCCGACAACCCGCACGGCGGGGCGTTCTTCCAGCGCACCGTCTTCGCGCTGGACCACCTCAAGGCCCGCCTGCCGCAGGTCGAGCTGGACCTGCGGGCCAAGCTGACCGAGGGCTTCGAGCTGGAGTACACCCTGCGGGAGCTGTCGGTGCCCAAGCGGGTGGCGATCTTCGCATCCAAGGACGACCACTGCCTGCTCGACCTGCTCTGGCGCCACCGCCGCGGCGAGCTGCCGATCAACGTCGCCATGGTGATCTCCAACCACCCGGACACCGCCGACGAGGTGCGGTCCTTCGGCGTGCCGTTCTTCCACGTGCCGTCCGCCGGCCCGGACAAGTCCGCCGCCGAGGAGCAGCATCTGCGGCTGCTGCAGGGCAACGTCGACTTCATCGTCCTGGCCCGCTACATGCAGATCCTCTCCGGCGACTTCATCGAGCGGGTCGGCGTGCCGATCATCAACATCCACCACAGCTTCCTGCCCGCCTTCATCGGCGCCGGGCCGTACGCGAAGGCCAAGGACCGTGGTGTGAAGCTGGTCGGCGCGACCGCTCACTACGTCACCGAGGACCTGGACGAGGGCCCGATCATCGAGCAGGACGTGATCCGCGTCTCGCACGCCGACACCGTGGCCGACCTGCAGCGCCGGGGCGCCGACGTGGAGCGGGCGGTGCTGTCCCGGGCGGTCCGCTGGCACAGCGAGGACCGCGTGATCCGCCACGAGAACCACACGATCGTCTTCGCCTGA
- a CDS encoding DUF3349 domain-containing protein produces the protein MSEQRSNFVTRAVEWLRAGYPDGVPRHDYVALLGLLRRKLTEDEIRRIARELAARSAPGDDAITSADIEEMISHQLLQEATPADVVRVSAHLAAGGWPLADPPAE, from the coding sequence GTGAGCGAACAACGGTCGAACTTCGTCACCCGCGCCGTGGAGTGGCTGCGCGCCGGGTATCCGGACGGCGTACCGCGGCACGACTACGTCGCCCTGCTGGGCCTGCTGCGCCGCAAGCTGACCGAGGACGAGATCCGCCGGATCGCCCGGGAGCTGGCCGCCCGGTCCGCGCCGGGCGACGACGCGATCACCAGCGCCGACATCGAGGAGATGATCAGCCACCAGCTGTTGCAGGAGGCCACCCCGGCCGACGTGGTCCGGGTCTCCGCCCACCTGGCAGCCGGTGGATGGCCGCTGGCCGACCCGCCCGCCGAGTGA
- a CDS encoding inorganic phosphate transporter, with protein MTETTVVLILVVITALGFDFTNGFHDTANAMATSIATGALRPKVAVLLSAVLNLIGAFLSVEVALTVTNAVVNIQNSDGTPRADLLAGGGRALLLIVLAGLVGGILWNLLTWLLGLPSSSSHALFGGLIGAAVAGLGWAGVKWSGDGSKLDGVLGKVLLPAVMSPVIAGLVATAGTWTIYRITAGVAARFTDHGFRWGQIGSASLVSLAHGTNDAQKTMGVITLALIASGEWTDTGDIPFWVKISCALAIALGTYLGGWRIIRTLGKGLVEIAPPQGMAAETASAAVILSSSHLGFALSTTHVATGSILGSGVGKPGAKVRWAVAGRMISAWLITLPAAGLTGAVMWWIGDLVGGLGGALLVFAILVALAGYMYLRSRRAPIDHNNVNDEWDAAPAQRPRATAGAAS; from the coding sequence GTGACCGAGACAACCGTGGTCCTCATCCTCGTGGTCATCACCGCCCTCGGATTCGACTTCACCAACGGCTTCCACGACACGGCCAACGCGATGGCGACGTCGATCGCCACCGGCGCGCTGCGTCCCAAGGTGGCCGTGCTGCTGTCCGCCGTGCTCAACCTCATCGGCGCGTTCCTCTCCGTCGAGGTCGCGCTGACCGTGACCAACGCGGTGGTCAACATCCAGAACAGCGACGGCACCCCGCGGGCCGACCTGCTCGCCGGCGGGGGCCGGGCGCTGCTGCTGATCGTGCTGGCCGGCCTGGTCGGCGGCATCCTGTGGAACCTGCTGACCTGGCTGCTCGGGCTGCCGTCCAGCTCCTCGCACGCGCTGTTCGGCGGCCTGATCGGCGCGGCCGTGGCCGGCCTGGGCTGGGCCGGCGTCAAGTGGTCGGGTGACGGCTCGAAGCTGGACGGCGTGCTGGGCAAGGTGCTGCTGCCCGCGGTGATGTCGCCGGTGATCGCCGGACTGGTCGCCACGGCCGGCACCTGGACCATCTACCGGATCACCGCCGGGGTGGCTGCCCGCTTCACCGACCACGGCTTCCGCTGGGGCCAGATCGGCAGCGCCTCGCTGGTCTCGCTGGCGCACGGCACCAACGACGCGCAGAAGACGATGGGCGTGATCACCCTGGCCCTGATCGCCTCCGGCGAGTGGACCGACACCGGGGACATCCCGTTCTGGGTGAAGATCTCCTGCGCGCTGGCCATCGCCCTGGGCACCTACCTGGGCGGCTGGCGGATCATCCGGACGCTGGGCAAGGGCCTGGTGGAGATCGCCCCGCCGCAGGGCATGGCCGCCGAGACCGCCTCGGCCGCGGTCATCCTCTCCTCCAGCCACCTCGGGTTCGCGCTGTCCACCACGCACGTGGCGACCGGCTCGATCCTGGGCAGCGGCGTCGGCAAGCCGGGCGCGAAGGTGCGCTGGGCGGTGGCCGGCCGGATGATCTCCGCGTGGCTGATCACGCTGCCCGCGGCCGGGCTGACCGGCGCGGTCATGTGGTGGATCGGCGACCTGGTCGGCGGGCTCGGCGGCGCGCTGCTGGTCTTCGCGATCCTGGTGGCGCTGGCCGGGTACATGTACCTGCGCTCGCGCCGCGCGCCGATCGACCACAACAACGTCAACGACGAGTGGGACGCCGCACCGGCGCAGCGGCCGCGGGCCACCGCCGGCGCGGCGAGCTGA
- a CDS encoding serine hydrolase domain-containing protein, translating to MSVSVSRRTVLAAAAAATGAATLTANPARASKNAFAELDAKIREGMARYAIPGVALALHHRGRDYVRGYGVTNLADPQPVDGDTLFRVGSTTKTFTGTAIMRLVERGRLDLHRTVRSYLPDFRTADAAASARVTVLQLLQHTPGWLGDFYLDTGADDGALARYVSAMSRLPQLTQPGTTFAYNNAALSLAGRLIEVVTGRPYEEAVRSLVTGPLQLRSSAFTLAELPGARVATSHTLTAQGELIADPAAFAVPRSINPAGGLISSARDQLRWARFHLGTGAPLLTTRSLRRMRSHPGPGGTLFVELDGMGITWMLRPTAEGPLVVQHGGDWPGQHSGFLMVPERGFAITVLTNSDTGPNLLGDLFADDWALSRFAGVHNLPAKPGTLPDAELAGYAGRYVYEQIGFDGTAVSVAVNLVPDAGRLSIRGDDGTAGGWLVFYRRDYALEQDLAGNYGAGRDNFVRGADGSVTFLRAGGRLFRRTPPGSAPATLARGGRPVKLPSQVLPYPG from the coding sequence ATGTCCGTATCGGTCTCCCGGCGTACCGTCCTCGCCGCCGCTGCCGCCGCCACCGGCGCCGCGACCCTCACCGCAAACCCCGCGCGGGCCTCGAAGAACGCCTTCGCCGAGCTCGACGCGAAGATCAGAGAGGGGATGGCGAGATACGCCATTCCCGGTGTCGCCCTCGCCCTGCACCACCGCGGCCGGGACTACGTCCGCGGTTACGGCGTGACCAATCTCGCCGACCCGCAGCCGGTGGACGGCGACACGCTCTTCCGGGTCGGCTCCACCACCAAGACCTTCACCGGCACCGCGATCATGCGGCTGGTCGAGCGCGGCCGGCTCGACCTGCACCGCACCGTCCGCAGCTATCTGCCCGATTTCCGCACCGCGGACGCCGCCGCCTCGGCCCGGGTCACCGTCCTGCAGCTGCTGCAGCACACCCCGGGCTGGCTGGGCGACTTCTACCTGGACACCGGCGCCGACGACGGCGCCCTCGCCCGGTACGTGTCCGCGATGTCCCGGCTGCCGCAGCTGACCCAGCCGGGCACCACGTTCGCCTACAACAACGCCGCGCTGTCGCTGGCCGGGCGGCTGATCGAGGTGGTGACCGGCCGGCCGTACGAGGAAGCCGTCCGCAGCCTGGTCACCGGCCCGCTGCAGCTGCGCAGCAGCGCGTTCACCCTGGCCGAGCTGCCCGGCGCGCGGGTGGCCACCTCGCACACGCTGACCGCGCAGGGCGAGCTGATCGCCGACCCGGCGGCGTTCGCCGTGCCGCGCAGCATCAACCCGGCCGGTGGGCTGATCTCCAGCGCCCGCGACCAGCTGCGCTGGGCCCGGTTCCACCTGGGCACCGGGGCGCCGCTGCTGACCACCCGGTCCCTGCGCCGGATGCGGTCGCACCCCGGGCCGGGTGGCACGCTGTTCGTGGAGCTCGACGGCATGGGCATCACCTGGATGCTGCGGCCGACCGCGGAGGGCCCGCTGGTGGTGCAGCACGGCGGGGACTGGCCCGGCCAGCACTCCGGCTTCCTGATGGTGCCGGAGCGGGGCTTCGCGATCACCGTGCTGACCAACTCCGACACCGGGCCGAACCTGCTCGGTGACCTGTTCGCCGACGACTGGGCGCTGAGCCGGTTCGCCGGGGTGCACAACCTGCCGGCGAAGCCCGGGACGCTGCCGGACGCCGAGCTGGCCGGGTACGCCGGGCGCTACGTCTACGAGCAGATCGGCTTCGACGGTACGGCCGTATCGGTCGCGGTGAACCTGGTGCCGGACGCCGGGCGGCTGAGCATCCGCGGCGACGACGGCACCGCGGGCGGGTGGCTGGTCTTCTACCGCCGGGACTACGCGCTGGAACAGGACCTGGCGGGCAACTACGGGGCCGGCCGGGACAACTTCGTCCGGGGCGCGGACGGGTCGGTGACGTTCCTGCGGGCCGGCGGGCGGCTGTTCCGTCGTACCCCGCCCGGTTCGGCGCCGGCGACGCTGGCCCGGGGCGGCCGGCCGGTGAAGCTGCCCTCGCAGGTCCTGCCGTACCCGGGCTGA